The Macaca thibetana thibetana isolate TM-01 chromosome 11, ASM2454274v1, whole genome shotgun sequence genome window below encodes:
- the LOC126930074 gene encoding uncharacterized protein C12orf71: protein MAYSSSNSDIEDYNSKSNSNLSLSVGYFPCEDTPCEDTTSCEDATSKDPSIHFLPPIQGAWGTERIRRCMKRQDQIQDEPEQFCKLSIFLAWDVDVSSNNTDSIANRLLNGDNQWIDELPKERTKLSVSKLNNLVQEFQTFLENLKDDEDDDAVFPEMTQKDFQLSGGSPPEMAQMISQATASQRTSAPEISSILSEQPEKDDTLSHTQAQCCLNFGWAFSWLSQRILSPLLRRDHPVKATKSPHRPAPRKGLFHRGKRIQPQETLELGHPIQTDF, encoded by the exons ATGGCATATTCATCCTCTAACAGCGACATAGAGGACTACAACTCCAAATCCAATTCCAACCTGAGCCTCTCTGTGGGCTATTTCCCCTGTGAGGACACCCCCTGTGAGGACACAACCTCCTGTGAAGACGCAACTTCCAAGGATCCTTCCATCCACTTTCTCCCTCCCATCCAAGGGGCATGGGGAACTGAAAGGATAAGGAGATGCATGAAGAGACAAGACCAAATTCAGGATGAACCAGAGCAGTTTTGCAAACTAAGTATCTTCCTAGCCTGGGACGTGGACGTCAGCTCCAACAACACAGACTCAATAGCTAATAGGCTTCTAAATGGAGACAACCAGTGGATAGATGAGTTACcaaaagagagaacaaaactGTCTGTCAGCAAACTGAATAATCTTGTGCAAGAGTTTCAGACATTTctagaaaatctgaaagatgatgaagatgatgacgCTGTATTTCCTGAAATGACTCAGAAAGATTTCCAGCTGTCCGGCGGCTCCCCTCCGGAAATGGCTCAG ATGATAAGCCAGGCAACTGCCAGCCAAAGGACAAGTGCTCCAGAGATCTCCTCAATCCTGTCAGAGCAGCCGGAGAAGGATGACACTCTTTCCCACACACAGGCCCAGTGCTGCCTGAACTTTGGGTGGGCCTTCAGCTGGCTGAGTCAGCGTATCCTCTCCCCTCTGCTGAGGAGAGATCACCCTGTGAAGGCCACCAAGAGTCCCCATCGGCCAGCACCAAGGAAAGGACTCTTTCACAGAGGCAAGAGAATTCAACCTCAAGAAACTCTTGAATTAGGACATCCCATACAGacagatttttaa